The following are encoded together in the Pelorhabdus rhamnosifermentans genome:
- the lonB gene encoding ATP-dependent protease LonB produces MEYATNIFTMIQFFFAVVIGLYFWNLLKSQQGNKVAVDRESKKEIDKLQKMRSISLTEPLSERTRPSNFNEIIGQEEALKALRAALCGPNPQHVLVYGPPGVGKTAAARLILQEAKKNPLSPFGDTANFTELDATTARFDERGIADPLIGTVHDPIYQGAGPLGIAGIPQPKPGAVTKAHGGVLFIDEIGELHPIQMNKLLKVLEDRKVFLDSSYYNSEDTNIPVHIHDIFQNGLPADFRLVGATTRLPQDIPPAIRSRCVEIYFRPLFPDEIGRIALGAVDKIHFSIDKEAVEVLKRYATNGREAVNIIQIAAGIAMNEQRQQILQQDIQWIINFGQYSPRPEKKIASIPQVGIVNGLAVYGPGMGMVMEIEASAKTNEAGQGKIIITGIVDEEQMGSSGKTLKRKSMAKSSVDNVATVLTNRFQIDFNSCDIHVNFPTAGPIDGPSAGVSIATAIYSAVKNIPVDNKVALTGELSIRGFVKPVGGVASKILAAKQAGAQKVIIPKENYQEVFLEAGIEVIPVETLDEVLSVALMQESETVKLEVVSPPANKPRSKLAMPL; encoded by the coding sequence TTGGAATATGCAACGAATATTTTCACGATGATTCAGTTTTTCTTTGCAGTGGTCATTGGACTGTATTTCTGGAATCTCCTAAAATCTCAGCAAGGGAATAAGGTGGCTGTTGATCGAGAATCAAAAAAAGAGATTGATAAATTACAAAAAATGCGTTCGATTTCCCTGACGGAACCTTTATCTGAAAGAACACGACCCAGTAATTTTAACGAGATCATTGGACAGGAGGAAGCTCTTAAAGCCCTAAGAGCCGCTTTATGCGGCCCCAATCCTCAGCATGTGCTTGTTTATGGTCCGCCTGGGGTGGGAAAAACTGCCGCAGCCCGGCTGATATTGCAGGAAGCCAAAAAAAATCCCCTATCGCCTTTTGGTGATACTGCGAACTTTACGGAGTTAGATGCTACAACAGCTCGATTTGATGAACGAGGTATTGCAGATCCTTTAATTGGTACGGTTCACGATCCTATTTATCAAGGTGCAGGGCCGCTTGGAATAGCGGGTATTCCTCAACCTAAGCCAGGTGCTGTAACCAAGGCCCATGGGGGAGTTCTTTTCATCGACGAAATTGGTGAACTTCATCCCATCCAAATGAATAAACTACTAAAGGTATTAGAAGACCGGAAAGTATTTCTAGACAGTTCCTATTATAATAGCGAAGATACGAATATTCCTGTTCATATTCATGATATTTTTCAAAATGGATTACCTGCTGATTTTCGTTTAGTTGGTGCTACAACACGCTTGCCGCAAGATATTCCACCAGCCATTCGGTCACGTTGTGTCGAAATTTATTTTCGCCCGCTTTTTCCGGATGAAATTGGCCGAATTGCTTTAGGAGCAGTAGATAAAATTCATTTTTCTATCGATAAAGAGGCTGTTGAGGTTTTGAAGCGTTATGCCACGAATGGACGGGAAGCTGTTAATATTATTCAAATTGCAGCCGGTATTGCTATGAATGAGCAGCGTCAGCAGATCTTACAGCAAGATATTCAATGGATTATTAATTTTGGTCAGTATAGTCCAAGGCCGGAAAAGAAAATTGCGAGTATTCCGCAGGTTGGCATTGTCAATGGTCTTGCCGTTTATGGTCCAGGTATGGGGATGGTGATGGAGATTGAAGCATCCGCCAAGACGAATGAGGCAGGTCAGGGAAAAATCATCATTACAGGCATTGTTGATGAGGAACAGATGGGATCATCAGGGAAAACACTAAAGCGTAAAAGTATGGCTAAGAGTTCGGTAGATAATGTGGCTACAGTTCTTACGAATCGGTTTCAAATTGATTTTAATTCCTGTGATATTCACGTGAATTTTCCTACGGCGGGTCCTATTGATGGGCCTTCAGCTGGGGTGAGCATTGCCACTGCAATTTATTCGGCGGTAAAAAACATTCCCGTTGATAACAAGGTGGCATTGACTGGTGAGTTATCCATTCGGGGCTTTGTCAAACCTGTGGGTGGTGTGGCTTCTAAGATTTTGGCAGCAAAACAAGCCGGAGCCCAAAAGGTAATCATTCCAAAAGAAAATTATCAGGAAGTATTTTTAGAGGCGGGTATTGAAGTGATTCCTGTCGAGACACTTGATGAGGTGCTGAGTGTGGCGCTTATGCAAGAAAGTGAGACAGTTAAATTAGAAGTTGTTTCGCCTCCTGCAAACAAGCCCCGATCCAAGCTTGCCATGCCATTATAG